From the genome of Streptomyces sp. V1I1, one region includes:
- a CDS encoding Gfo/Idh/MocA family oxidoreductase, which yields MRIGLIGTGRIGTFHSGVLSRHREVGSLVVADADPARAAEVAERTGSTAAPSADEIFAWGVDAVVIASATAAHAELIARAARAGLPAFCEKPIALDLPGTLAALREVESAGTLLQLGFMRRFDAGYTAARELVRSGRLGRLHTVRAITSDPAPPPAAYLPLSGGLYRDCLVHDFDILRWVTGREVVEVYATGSDAGPAMFRDAGDVDTAAALLTLDDGTLATATATRCNGAGYDVRMELAGELDQVAVGLDDRTPITSTEPQGPPPATKPWPGFLERFAPAYEAELDTFVRVVQGEAENPCDGREALTALRIAEACELSRREHRPVRLEEIPAD from the coding sequence TGCTCAGCCGCCACCGGGAGGTGGGTTCGCTGGTCGTGGCGGACGCCGACCCGGCACGGGCGGCCGAGGTCGCCGAGCGCACTGGGTCCACGGCCGCGCCCAGCGCGGACGAGATCTTCGCCTGGGGCGTGGACGCCGTGGTGATCGCCTCCGCCACCGCCGCCCACGCCGAACTCATCGCCCGCGCCGCCCGCGCCGGGCTCCCCGCCTTCTGCGAGAAGCCGATCGCCCTGGATCTGCCGGGCACGCTCGCCGCGCTGCGCGAGGTCGAGTCGGCGGGCACCCTGCTGCAACTGGGCTTCATGCGCCGTTTCGACGCCGGGTACACCGCGGCCCGTGAGCTGGTGCGCTCCGGGCGGCTCGGCCGGCTGCACACCGTACGGGCCATCACCTCCGACCCGGCCCCGCCGCCAGCCGCGTATCTGCCGCTCTCCGGCGGCCTGTACCGGGACTGCCTGGTCCATGACTTCGACATCCTGCGCTGGGTGACCGGGCGCGAGGTGGTCGAGGTGTACGCGACCGGCTCGGACGCGGGCCCGGCGATGTTCCGCGACGCGGGCGACGTCGACACGGCGGCCGCGCTGCTCACGCTGGACGACGGCACGCTGGCCACGGCGACGGCCACCCGGTGCAACGGCGCGGGTTACGACGTACGGATGGAACTCGCGGGCGAGCTCGACCAGGTCGCGGTCGGCCTGGACGACCGTACGCCGATCACCTCGACCGAGCCGCAGGGCCCGCCGCCGGCCACCAAGCCATGGCCCGGGTTCCTGGAGCGGTTCGCCCCCGCGTACGAGGCGGAGCTGGACACTTTCGTCCGGGTGGTGCAGGGCGAGGCCGAGAACCCCTGCGACGGCCGCGAGGCGCTGACGGCGCTGCGGATCGCGGAGGCGTGCGAGCTGTCCCGGCGGGAGCACAGGCCGGTTCGGCTGGAGGAGATCCCGGCAGACTGA
- a CDS encoding PaaI family thioesterase, with protein MAQKVLDSQPFSRLLGARITAFGNGQAVLEVDVREELLQQNGYLHGGVIAYAADNSITFAAGTTLGPAVLTGGFSVQYIRPATGVTLVARASVVHSGRRQAVARCDLFTVNADGDETLCAVAQGTVLSAPSAQQS; from the coding sequence ATGGCCCAGAAGGTCCTCGACAGCCAGCCGTTCAGCCGTCTGCTGGGGGCGCGGATCACCGCGTTCGGCAATGGACAGGCCGTGCTCGAAGTCGACGTCCGGGAAGAACTGCTCCAGCAGAACGGCTATCTGCACGGGGGAGTGATCGCGTACGCCGCCGACAACTCGATCACCTTCGCCGCCGGTACGACGCTCGGTCCCGCCGTGCTGACCGGCGGCTTCTCCGTCCAGTACATCCGCCCGGCCACCGGCGTGACACTGGTGGCCCGGGCGTCCGTCGTGCACAGCGGCCGCCGTCAGGCCGTTGCCCGTTGCGATCTCTTCACCGTGAACGCCGACGGCGACGAGACGCTCTGCGCCGTCGCGCAGGGCACCGTACTGTCCGCACCGTCCGCGCAACAGTCCTGA
- a CDS encoding cytochrome P450 — MTTVDLGEYGADFTANPYPYYARLRESGPVHEVRMAGGEQFWLIVGHEEARAALADPRLSKSPATVGTMMLDEEVVGPNLLVLDPPDHTRLRKLVAREFTGRRVESLRPRIQQITDELLDEMLPAGHGDLVDALAFPLPIIVICELLGVPAADRDAFRKWSNEVVAPTGAGAEEDAIRGLAAYLDELIEDKRCAGPADDLLSALIRTRAEDDDRLSAAELRALAYLLLIAGHETTVNLISNGVRALLTHPAQLADLRADFGLLDGAVEEMLRYDGPVENATTRFASEPVPVGDQVIPAGATVLVGLAAGDRDPSRYPAPDSFDIHRDTRGHLAFGHGIHFCLGAPLARMEARIAVRTLLERCPDLALDPSEGPLDWLPGLLMRGVRRLPVSW; from the coding sequence GGGGAGTACGGAGCGGACTTCACCGCGAACCCGTATCCGTACTATGCGCGACTGCGCGAGTCGGGACCCGTCCACGAGGTGCGAATGGCGGGCGGCGAGCAGTTCTGGCTGATCGTCGGTCATGAGGAGGCGCGGGCCGCGCTCGCCGACCCGCGGCTGTCCAAATCGCCTGCCACGGTCGGCACGATGATGCTCGACGAAGAGGTCGTCGGCCCGAATCTGCTGGTCCTGGACCCGCCCGACCACACGAGGCTGCGCAAGCTGGTGGCCCGTGAATTCACCGGGCGCCGGGTGGAGAGCCTGCGTCCGCGCATCCAGCAGATCACCGACGAGCTGCTCGACGAGATGCTGCCGGCCGGGCACGGCGATCTGGTGGACGCGCTGGCCTTCCCGCTGCCGATCATCGTCATCTGCGAGCTGCTCGGAGTCCCGGCCGCCGACCGCGACGCGTTCCGCAAGTGGTCCAACGAGGTCGTGGCCCCGACCGGAGCGGGGGCCGAGGAGGACGCCATCCGTGGACTGGCCGCGTACCTGGACGAGCTGATCGAGGACAAGCGCTGCGCCGGTCCCGCCGACGATCTGCTCTCCGCCCTCATCCGCACCCGCGCGGAGGACGACGACCGGCTCTCGGCCGCCGAACTGCGCGCACTCGCCTATCTGCTGCTGATCGCCGGCCATGAGACGACCGTCAATCTGATCTCCAACGGGGTACGGGCCCTGCTCACCCACCCCGCCCAACTGGCCGATCTGCGCGCGGACTTCGGGCTGCTCGACGGAGCGGTCGAGGAGATGCTCCGCTACGACGGCCCGGTGGAGAACGCCACCACCCGCTTCGCCTCCGAGCCGGTCCCCGTGGGCGACCAGGTGATCCCGGCCGGGGCGACGGTGCTGGTCGGTCTGGCCGCGGGCGACCGCGACCCGTCCCGCTACCCGGCCCCGGACAGCTTCGACATCCACCGGGACACCCGGGGCCATCTCGCCTTCGGGCACGGCATCCACTTCTGCCTGGGCGCGCCGCTCGCCCGCATGGAGGCCCGGATCGCGGTCCGCACCCTCCTGGAACGCTGCCCGGACCTCGCACTCGACCCGTCCGAGGGCCCGCTCGACTGGCTGCCGGGGCTGCTGATGCGCGGTGTGCGCAGGCTCCCGGTGAGCTGGTAG